A portion of the Corynebacterium jeikeium genome contains these proteins:
- a CDS encoding alpha/beta hydrolase yields the protein MIGSLRAAGKTVSASRQGQGREFSKVVALSLAAGVVLGGQVPAQAAPRIGQLPDITARESTVDYQNSETVDRIGGGLVDVMGGVNRAISGGESGHITEPFAPEAGHLRKEFGAMGSHPVAATREAMPCDGVVYTIYNRVLRDLHGLHGTTGCYDVLPESANASPVGAQLIYPADIDSMESAPLMVLSPGIGTEPGMYDAQARLYASHGYVVALGYNFTNWFAPQMVLAASVAAAANEDESTPLAGKIDFSRTMLVGHSAGGGSAIFLNNRMDKAFQAAGIDMVTRGLVAINPGPSDAGLISTPPEIPSLVAIAEHEDIVPFDADRRGYRDAAGPAWEAVVTGSYHGTYLDDPSKNVLGSMVLSFSEYVLDGTSRAKAVYEGANYGLATDSELKDVQRKGV from the coding sequence ATGATTGGTTCACTAAGGGCGGCCGGAAAGACCGTGTCGGCATCCCGTCAAGGGCAGGGGCGTGAGTTCTCGAAGGTGGTTGCTCTTTCGCTCGCAGCTGGTGTAGTTCTCGGCGGGCAGGTGCCAGCGCAGGCGGCACCGCGCATTGGTCAGCTGCCGGACATCACTGCACGTGAAAGCACTGTTGACTACCAGAACTCGGAAACCGTGGACAGAATTGGCGGTGGTCTGGTGGATGTCATGGGTGGCGTAAACCGCGCCATCTCCGGTGGTGAAAGTGGCCATATCACCGAGCCGTTCGCCCCAGAGGCGGGGCACCTGCGCAAGGAGTTCGGAGCGATGGGCTCCCACCCAGTTGCCGCAACCCGTGAAGCAATGCCATGTGACGGTGTCGTCTACACCATCTACAACCGCGTACTGCGGGACCTCCACGGTCTCCACGGCACCACCGGCTGCTATGACGTGTTGCCGGAATCGGCCAACGCCTCCCCAGTTGGCGCGCAGCTCATTTACCCGGCGGATATCGACTCCATGGAGTCCGCGCCGCTGATGGTTCTGAGCCCTGGCATTGGTACTGAGCCAGGTATGTACGACGCGCAAGCGCGACTCTATGCAAGCCACGGATATGTCGTGGCTCTTGGCTACAACTTCACCAACTGGTTCGCGCCGCAGATGGTGCTGGCAGCTTCCGTGGCCGCAGCGGCCAATGAGGACGAGTCCACGCCACTTGCAGGCAAGATCGATTTCTCCCGGACGATGCTGGTCGGGCACTCTGCAGGTGGCGGCTCCGCAATCTTCCTGAACAACAGGATGGATAAGGCCTTCCAGGCTGCGGGCATCGATATGGTCACCCGTGGTCTGGTTGCTATCAACCCAGGGCCTTCCGACGCTGGACTGATCTCCACCCCTCCGGAGATTCCGAGCCTGGTGGCCATTGCTGAGCACGAGGACATCGTTCCTTTTGATGCCGATCGACGTGGTTACCGCGATGCTGCAGGGCCCGCCTGGGAAGCGGTAGTCACCGGTTCCTACCACGGCACCTACCTGGATGATCCGTCCAAGAATGTGCTCGGCTCGATGGTGCTGTCCTTTAGCGAGTATGTGCTCGACGGAACGAGTCGAGCAAAGGCTGTCTATGAGGGTGCCAACTATGGCCTGGCCACTGACTCCGAGCTCAAGGACGTTCAGCGCAAGGGCGTCTAG
- a CDS encoding NAD(P)(+) transhydrogenase (Re/Si-specific) subunit beta — MASIDTASLLDWTYRLSNVGYIVAAVLFLAALSGLSKPETARRGNSFGIAGMAVAVVIAIFQALVTADTKPDTHFSPLITLILIAVAIGIGGVIGITRARSVAMTGMPQLIALFNGLVGLGAIFIGFNSYIFAEDVAPDALKFHFGEVYIGVFIGAVTFTGSIVAGLKLSEKIKGSPLLLPGRNALNIAILVVTLVLLAVFIATGTEGGTIAWACMVAVTALGLFLGWHLVIAIGGGDMPVVVSIMNSYSGWAAAFTGLMLGNPLLIITGALVGSSGAYLSYIMCEAMNRSFANVILGGFGSEATSASAVEGSHTEVNHEDTAEILRNADKILIAPGYGMAVAQAQYAVADLVRNLRADGKEVVFGIHPVAGRLPGHMNVLLAEAKVPYDIVLELDEVNDDFADVDVTLVIGANDTVNPMAEQPGSPIAGMPVLKVWESERVIVLKRSMGSGYSGVQNPLFFNENTDMLIGDAKASIDSLNRILADSKVNA, encoded by the coding sequence ATGGCTAGCATTGATACTGCTTCGCTTCTGGACTGGACCTACCGCCTGTCCAACGTCGGCTACATTGTCGCCGCCGTCCTGTTCCTCGCTGCCCTCTCGGGCCTGTCCAAGCCGGAGACCGCTCGCCGCGGTAACTCCTTCGGTATCGCCGGTATGGCTGTAGCCGTCGTCATTGCCATCTTTCAGGCACTCGTCACCGCTGACACCAAGCCGGATACTCACTTCTCCCCGCTGATTACCCTGATTCTCATCGCTGTCGCTATCGGCATCGGTGGTGTCATCGGTATCACCCGCGCACGCAGCGTTGCCATGACTGGCATGCCGCAGCTGATTGCACTGTTCAATGGTCTGGTCGGACTCGGCGCTATCTTCATCGGCTTCAACTCCTACATCTTCGCCGAAGATGTCGCCCCCGATGCCCTGAAGTTCCACTTCGGCGAGGTCTACATTGGCGTCTTCATCGGCGCTGTGACCTTCACTGGTTCCATCGTCGCTGGCCTGAAGCTGTCTGAGAAGATCAAGGGCTCGCCGCTGCTGCTGCCAGGCCGCAATGCTCTGAACATTGCCATTCTGGTGGTCACTCTGGTTCTCCTGGCTGTCTTCATCGCAACCGGCACCGAGGGCGGCACCATCGCATGGGCATGCATGGTTGCTGTGACTGCTTTGGGCCTGTTTTTGGGCTGGCACTTGGTCATCGCCATCGGTGGCGGCGACATGCCGGTTGTCGTGTCCATCATGAACTCGTATTCCGGTTGGGCCGCTGCTTTCACCGGTCTCATGCTTGGCAACCCGCTGCTCATCATCACCGGTGCGCTGGTTGGTTCCTCCGGCGCCTACCTGTCGTACATCATGTGTGAGGCCATGAACCGCTCCTTTGCCAACGTTATTCTGGGTGGCTTTGGCTCCGAAGCTACGTCGGCAAGCGCTGTGGAAGGCTCCCACACTGAGGTCAACCACGAGGACACTGCAGAAATCCTGCGCAACGCGGACAAGATCCTCATCGCTCCGGGCTACGGTATGGCTGTGGCACAGGCTCAGTACGCCGTCGCCGATCTGGTACGCAATTTGCGTGCCGACGGTAAGGAAGTGGTCTTCGGTATCCACCCAGTCGCTGGCCGCCTGCCGGGTCACATGAACGTGCTGCTGGCTGAGGCCAAGGTTCCCTACGACATCGTGCTGGAGCTGGACGAGGTCAACGATGATTTCGCTGATGTGGATGTCACCCTGGTCATCGGTGCAAATGACACCGTCAACCCGATGGCAGAGCAGCCGGGCTCCCCGATTGCGGGTATGCCGGTGCTGAAGGTGTGGGAATCTGAGCGCGTGATTGTTCTCAAGCGGTCGATGGGTTCGGGCTACTCGGGCGTGCAGAACCCGCTGTTCTTCAACGAAAACACCGACATGCTTATCGGCGATGCGAAGGCCAGCATCGACTCCCTGAATCGCATCCTGGCGGATTCGAAGGTCAACGCTTAA
- a CDS encoding MFS transporter, producing MTSTDHAASTRANPSTPVTHRWVFLAIISAGLLLIGIDNSVLYTALPVLREQLHTTELEGLWIINAYPLVISALLLGTGTLGDRIGHRKMFLVGLTIFGLSSLAAAFAPHAWALVIARGCLGLGAATMMPATLALLRETFHHPRELATAIGIWSATATLGAAAGPVVGGFLLEHFWWGSIFLINIPVVVFAIIGTLIFAPPNQPNPAKHWDFLTSLYAMLAMLGLVSLIKELAGHRSSTVIVAAIACGLVGAALFQRRQARLTEPLIDFSVFRSPMFSGGVLAAALAMFVLAGAELMTTQRFQISVGYTPLDAGLLVATAALASLPVGVIGGMVLHRVGFRTLITGGFLLNAVGLAGMYYGVSSGNFSLMIAGLILLGAGAGSVMSVSSTAIIGSAPRSKAGMAAAMESVSYEFGTLITVAITGSLLPMFYTLFTPVDASISLTDALHTPALNDGARAGLDSSYLAILIILAVVAVIAAIATAVTFRGNPKETEYAHE from the coding sequence ATGACAAGTACCGACCACGCCGCTTCCACGAGGGCTAATCCGTCCACTCCAGTCACCCACAGGTGGGTCTTCCTCGCTATCATCAGCGCCGGCCTACTACTCATCGGCATAGATAACTCGGTGCTCTACACTGCCCTGCCAGTTCTGCGCGAGCAGCTCCACACAACCGAGCTGGAGGGCCTGTGGATCATCAACGCCTACCCACTGGTGATCTCCGCACTCCTCCTCGGCACAGGCACTCTGGGCGACCGCATCGGTCACCGCAAGATGTTTCTTGTGGGCCTGACGATTTTTGGCTTATCTTCCCTGGCCGCGGCCTTTGCGCCGCACGCCTGGGCGCTGGTCATCGCCCGCGGCTGCCTGGGACTGGGCGCCGCGACCATGATGCCGGCCACTCTCGCACTGCTACGTGAGACCTTCCACCACCCTCGTGAACTTGCCACGGCTATTGGCATTTGGTCAGCCACGGCAACACTGGGTGCCGCTGCTGGCCCCGTCGTCGGCGGTTTCCTGTTGGAGCACTTTTGGTGGGGCTCAATCTTCCTTATCAACATCCCTGTCGTAGTTTTCGCAATCATTGGCACGCTGATTTTCGCTCCACCAAATCAGCCCAACCCAGCCAAACACTGGGACTTCCTCACCAGCCTCTACGCGATGCTGGCCATGCTGGGCCTGGTTTCACTCATCAAGGAACTCGCCGGCCATCGCTCCTCCACCGTCATCGTCGCAGCTATCGCCTGTGGGCTAGTGGGCGCGGCACTGTTTCAGCGTCGTCAGGCACGTCTTACCGAACCCCTCATCGACTTTTCGGTCTTCCGTTCGCCGATGTTTTCCGGTGGCGTGCTGGCAGCAGCGCTTGCCATGTTTGTCCTGGCAGGCGCCGAATTGATGACGACGCAGCGCTTCCAGATTTCCGTCGGATACACACCACTCGACGCGGGCTTGCTAGTTGCCACCGCGGCACTGGCATCCTTGCCAGTTGGTGTCATCGGCGGCATGGTGCTCCATCGAGTGGGTTTCCGCACACTCATCACCGGCGGCTTCCTCCTCAACGCCGTCGGACTGGCAGGCATGTACTACGGCGTTTCCTCGGGCAATTTCTCGCTCATGATCGCGGGATTGATACTGCTCGGCGCGGGCGCAGGTTCTGTGATGTCGGTGTCGTCGACTGCGATAATCGGCTCAGCGCCGAGGTCAAAGGCAGGTATGGCGGCGGCGATGGAATCCGTGTCCTACGAATTCGGCACACTGATTACCGTCGCAATCACAGGCAGTCTCCTGCCTATGTTCTACACCCTGTTTACGCCTGTCGACGCCAGCATCTCACTCACCGATGCACTTCACACGCCAGCGCTTAACGACGGCGCCCGCGCCGGCCTCGACAGTTCCTACCTGGCCATTTTGATTATCCTGGCTGTCGTTGCTGTCATTGCAGCGATTGCGACTGCGGTGACATTCCGCGGCAACCCGAAGGAGACTGAATATGCGCACGAGTAA
- a CDS encoding TetR family transcriptional regulator — protein MRTSKRTAILDTIVEIIETSGFSEVTYENVATQCGMSKSGLIYHFPSREDMIRSVHEHMAQLWEEELIEAAGGPAEEVSPANRLRANLQVSLDTATRAELLMSIDSAAEPELREIWTRLLRRWNPPAEKIATDEEACMAYVVQMISDGLWANDYLNGNQLTKAQRKAIAEAAAKLIPESME, from the coding sequence ATGCGCACGAGTAAGCGCACTGCCATCCTCGACACAATCGTTGAGATTATCGAGACAAGCGGTTTTTCCGAGGTCACCTACGAAAATGTCGCAACTCAATGCGGAATGAGTAAATCAGGGTTGATTTACCACTTCCCCTCCCGTGAAGACATGATCCGCAGCGTCCATGAGCACATGGCGCAGTTATGGGAGGAGGAGCTTATCGAAGCCGCAGGAGGACCTGCGGAGGAGGTATCCCCCGCCAACCGCCTACGCGCAAACCTCCAAGTCTCACTGGATACGGCAACGAGGGCCGAGCTACTCATGTCCATCGACTCCGCCGCCGAGCCGGAGCTGCGCGAGATTTGGACGCGCCTTTTGCGCCGGTGGAATCCGCCGGCGGAGAAGATTGCCACCGATGAGGAGGCCTGCATGGCCTACGTTGTCCAAATGATTTCCGATGGCCTCTGGGCTAACGACTACCTCAACGGCAATCAGCTCACGAAAGCGCAGCGCAAGGCAATCGCCGAAGCCGCGGCAAAGCTAATTCCAGAGTCGATGGAGTAG
- a CDS encoding Re/Si-specific NAD(P)(+) transhydrogenase subunit alpha, translated as MRIGIPLEPDPQQTIVAATPETVGKLVKLGYEVAVQADAGLAAKFTDADYESAGATIVDESVWHSDIVVTLDTPPEQFRALLNDGAMLISRLAPGRNEELVEELAQRNITALAMDAVPRISRAQSMDVLSSMANIGGYRAVVEAASAYGRLFTGQVTAAGKMPPATVYVIGAGVGGLAAIGTANSMGAIVKATDLRPEAGEQVESMGAEFIPIPAATEKSEDGYAKEMTNDQAAAAAKLYSEQSAQADIVITTANIPGRRSPLLLTAADVAAMKPGSVIVDMAAAGGGNCEMTVPGKTIVTDNGVTIIGYTDLAGRLPAQASSLYGQNIFNLFKLITPEKDGSPVLNLEDEIIRGITVTKARSQNGAGATGAEILWPPPPIKVAVTPAAPLQEQQAHQAALEENAPEKVSFMGSGLGSKIALGLTALLAIVVMLSAPHSVSANFMVLTLAIVLGFYVISAVTPRLHTPLMSETNAISGIVLVGAILQVGSSNLLVSGLAFAAIVVSSINIFGGFAVTDRMLGMFVKEEA; from the coding sequence ATGAGAATCGGCATCCCTTTAGAACCCGATCCCCAGCAAACAATTGTGGCTGCGACCCCGGAGACCGTCGGCAAACTCGTCAAGCTTGGCTACGAGGTCGCCGTGCAGGCTGACGCCGGCCTGGCTGCTAAGTTCACCGACGCGGACTACGAATCCGCCGGTGCCACCATTGTCGACGAGTCTGTCTGGCACAGCGATATCGTCGTAACGCTCGACACTCCGCCGGAGCAGTTCCGTGCACTGCTTAACGACGGTGCCATGCTGATCAGCCGACTTGCGCCAGGCCGAAACGAAGAACTGGTCGAAGAACTCGCGCAACGCAACATCACTGCCCTTGCTATGGACGCAGTTCCCCGCATTTCCAGGGCACAGTCGATGGACGTGCTGTCGTCGATGGCCAACATCGGCGGCTACCGCGCAGTAGTCGAAGCGGCTTCTGCATATGGTCGCCTTTTCACTGGTCAGGTGACTGCCGCAGGCAAGATGCCACCAGCTACCGTTTACGTCATCGGCGCTGGTGTCGGCGGACTTGCGGCGATCGGTACGGCCAACTCGATGGGCGCGATTGTCAAGGCAACAGACCTGCGCCCTGAAGCCGGTGAACAGGTCGAATCGATGGGTGCAGAGTTCATCCCGATTCCGGCCGCCACCGAGAAGTCCGAAGATGGCTACGCCAAGGAAATGACCAATGATCAGGCTGCCGCTGCCGCGAAGCTCTACTCCGAGCAGTCCGCGCAGGCTGACATTGTCATTACCACCGCGAATATCCCTGGCCGTCGCTCTCCACTGCTGCTGACTGCTGCCGATGTTGCAGCTATGAAGCCAGGCAGCGTCATCGTCGACATGGCTGCCGCCGGTGGCGGCAACTGCGAGATGACCGTTCCAGGCAAGACCATTGTCACTGACAACGGTGTGACCATCATCGGTTACACCGACCTTGCAGGACGTCTGCCCGCGCAGGCATCGTCGCTGTACGGCCAGAACATTTTCAACCTGTTCAAGCTGATCACGCCGGAAAAGGATGGCTCTCCAGTTCTCAATCTCGAGGACGAGATTATCCGTGGCATCACGGTGACAAAGGCTCGCTCACAAAATGGCGCCGGCGCTACCGGAGCTGAGATTCTCTGGCCACCACCGCCAATCAAGGTCGCTGTCACCCCTGCTGCCCCACTGCAGGAGCAGCAGGCTCACCAGGCCGCATTAGAAGAGAATGCGCCGGAGAAGGTTTCCTTCATGGGATCTGGCCTGGGCTCGAAGATTGCTCTGGGCCTGACGGCACTGCTGGCAATTGTGGTTATGCTCAGCGCACCGCACAGCGTGAGCGCCAACTTCATGGTTCTCACCTTGGCTATCGTGCTTGGCTTCTACGTAATCTCCGCGGTCACGCCGCGCCTACACACACCGCTGATGTCTGAGACCAACGCGATTTCCGGCATTGTTCTGGTGGGTGCGATTCTCCAGGTGGGAAGCTCCAACCTGCTGGTTTCCGGTCTCGCGTTCGCGGCCATCGTGGTTAGCTCCATCAATATCTTCGGCGGTTTCGCCGTCACCGACCGCATGCTTGGCATGTTTGTGAAAGAGGAGGCATAA